Genomic DNA from Parvivirga hydrogeniphila:
GGCAACGTCGATCACGTGCACCAGGACGACTTCTTGGATGCCGAGGGCGCCGAGCGCGCCGGCGCACGCAACGACGCTTGCGGAGGACTGCGTGAGGTCGGTGCATATCACCGCACGCTCGAACACAGCGTCCTCCCTGACAACATCTGGCCGGTGACCCGGGTCACGGACAAGCGCTCTCTCTTTCGCCTAGTATTCCCGCGCGGCGCGGTTGCTCCGCCTGGCCGGAAGGGAATACAGGGCTCGATGGGCGCAGACATCGACACGACAGTATTCGACGCCGCCCCCTGCGGTCTCCTGGCGGTCGATCGCGCGACTGGTGCGATCGTCCGGGCCAACCGCCGAGCGGCGTCGCTCTTGGGCGTGGACGAGGACGCGCTGAGCGCAGCGAACCTCCATGAGCTGTTCGCCGAGCGGGATCGTGACGCGGCCGAGGCGTTCTTGCGCGCAGACAACGGGCCATCGGCCCCCGTCGTCGTGAGGTCGGCGAGCGGCGCCGCGGCCGAGATCGTCGTGAGCGCCTCGCACGCCGTGCACGCAGGGCGCTCTGTCGTCGTGCTTGCGCTCCTTCCGGTGGCCGACGCGGCGGGAGGCGCTCCTCTGTCGCTGCACGAAAGCAGGCGCAGCGCCCTTTCTGCCCTCGAAGCCGCATCGAGGGTCCTTGAACGGCCCTGGCTGATGTTCGTGGACGTCGACCGCTTCCGCTCCGTGGTCGCGCAGGTAGGGCACGTGGAGGCCGAGGCCGTCCTCGACGCGACAAGCGCCCGCTTGCGAGAGGCGCTCTCGCCCCGCGACGCGCTCGTGCGTTTCGGGGCGGACGAGTTCGTCGCGCTTCTCGACGCGCCCGGCGGCGCGCGTGAGGCAGAAGAGACGGCCGAGCGCGTGCTGCGCGTGACGAGCGAGCCCTGCACGATCGGCCAGCATCGCGTGCGGGCGACGGTGAGCATCGGTCTAGCGGCTCTCGAAGGGGCGCCGGAGCACATCGAGATCGCCCTCGCGCGCGCAGAGGCGGCGGCTCAGGCCGCGAAGGCGGCCGGCCGCGCGCGCTACCGGGTATTCGACCCGATGCTCGCAGAACAAGCAGAGCAGGCGGCCGACATCTCTGAAGGACTCCGGCAGGCGCTCGAGCGCGGCGAGCTCGTGGTGCACTATCAGCCGGTGATCGACGTGCATCGCCGCACGGTCGCGGGGGCAGAAGCGCTGCTGCGCTGGGAGCGCCCCGGTCACGGCCTCGTGATGCCGACCACGTTCATACCGGTCGCGGAGCGGACAGGGCTGATCTCCGACGTCGGCGCCTGGGTTATCCACGAGGCGTGCAGGCAAATGCGCCAGTGGGCCCACGAGGGCCTCGACGACGTGTGGGTCTCGGTGAACGTGAGTGCGCGGCAGCTGCGCTCGGGCGAGGTCGTCGAACACGTGAGAGACGCGATCGCCGACACGGGAGTCCGTCCCGACAGGTGCGTGCTCGAGGT
This window encodes:
- a CDS encoding sensor domain-containing protein; translated protein: MGADIDTTVFDAAPCGLLAVDRATGAIVRANRRAASLLGVDEDALSAANLHELFAERDRDAAEAFLRADNGPSAPVVVRSASGAAAEIVVSASHAVHAGRSVVVLALLPVADAAGGAPLSLHESRRSALSALEAASRVLERPWLMFVDVDRFRSVVAQVGHVEAEAVLDATSARLREALSPRDALVRFGADEFVALLDAPGGAREAEETAERVLRVTSEPCTIGQHRVRATVSIGLAALEGAPEHIEIALARAEAAAQAAKAAGRARYRVFDPMLAEQAEQAADISEGLRQALERGELVVHYQPVIDVHRRTVAGAEALLRWERPGHGLVMPTTFIPVAERTGLISDVGAWVIHEACRQMRQWAHEGLDDVWVSVNVSARQLRSGEVVEHVRDAIADTGVRPDRCVLEVTETAIVEDPDTAAEVLRILRGMGARVALDDFGTGYSSLSRMRDMPFSELKIDRSFLKQIDTHAQDAALVAAMVALAHSFDSLAIAEGVETAEQLGYLKALKCDMAQGFVFSRAVPPNAFKEFAAADPSWLSL